The Elaeis guineensis isolate ETL-2024a chromosome 11, EG11, whole genome shotgun sequence genomic interval ATGCTGACCTCAAGCTACTATCCATCTCAACAGCGAGTTCAACTCACTGAAATCCCCCAATGGCTTCTAGAATGTGGACAACTAGTGCCCACAACTAATAACTATAATTTGAATATTAGTAGACCGATTTTTTATTACAACAGCCTATCAAATCAAGGTCTAACAACTTAACAAGTTAAGGCCTAACAATCTACTAGATTTAGATGTAACAGCCTACAGCTCCATCTCTATATAAAAAAAGTAACTAGAGGATACTAAGATAAGTAAGCACACATATATAGAACAGCATCCACACTCCCACACTTGCTTATTTCTTTTTTGTCTTTGAGTTCCAACTAACTTAAGCATTGAAAGATCTTCCATCGGAGCATCTTCAATGAGTGTAGACTTTCATTATAGGTTCTCCAGAGAGGAAGCATCCTTTAACCAGATTCGAGCTCCTTATCAGCAAACGATCGATGTCAGTTTGGAGATTTGTAACAACATTAAGCAACATATACGATGAAACcatttcattttcttatttacttGCTCCCTTTGGGTGGTTGGGGGATGGGGGGTTAGTTGTTGTAGCAATGTTAAGCAACATATATGATGAAAccatttctttttcttatttactCCCTTTTGTGGGGGGTGGGGGGATTGATACCAAAATGGGCACCCAAAAGCACCGGACGAAAacagaaacaaaaaaaatacCTTAGTAGACATCGATACAAGCATGCTGCATGTATCATAAAGCATTGTCATAAAAAAAAGCCGAGAACAGACAAATAACTACTGGTGGGTAAACACAAAACTAATTGTTTAATCTCAAGGCATATTCATATCAGATATAGGTCATATGCCAATTAGCCTGTATAGTTGAGTGTTAGTGAATGACTGTTTGCAATCAGCTCAAACATAACCTGGAATTTGAAGACCTCGAGCATTGCTTGACCCATGTGCCTAATCTCTCATCCTATTGTGGCCTCCATAATTTGGCCGCATGACCCTACTTTCATACCTATTAAGAATCTAAATACATCATCAATAGGATTAATATGTGCACGTGTAGAATCTTTATTTTACCCCAGTGCACATATACCCCAATGAATTGATATCTGGACTTATCATAAAATGTCAAACCTAGCTGACGAACTTCTTATGAAGTATCATTATGTGAGTTGAGTCGTGTTTGTAATACATATTTTAGAAtgtagggggtgtttggttgaaaGAGTGGTTGGAAGAGTTGAGATCTGGAATCGAAATGAAAATAGATAACTCTTATTTCAATGGAAAGAGTTTCGTTCTGATTCCGAGATGAAATGGGAATGAGAATGATCTAACCTATCTAAAACTCAATTCTTACTCTTTTTTAaggtttcaaatttttatttcgattttgattctggTCATGAAGCAAATACTTTGAGAGATTTGGCCATTTCGAGTTTGATTCCAAttcatttcgattctcattccgattttgattctgATTGCGAACCAAATATCTCCGTAATGTCATGCCAAACTACAACATTGTATTTAACTTGATAACAGATATCTTAATCCAAGTATTGTCCTTTTTAACATTGTTCCTAAtgatagattaaaaaatttagtAGGTAAAATATCAAACTCTAAAAGCAAGATATTCCATTTCGATATCAGATTCTATATCGGTATCATTCTATTTTAGTATCAATACACGATAACGAGACATCAAATATTAGTATGGTACGAGATTATGTACAGATTCGACATTAATACATTATTGATTGTTATAGCCaattttgttataattttttttaaaaaacacaaATGATTAAAAAATAGTTGCTTAGATTATACTTTTGGTTCTCCAAATTTAGGTCATATTCTCAATAAGTctctaaattttaaaaagttcaaatttgatttatttttttctcaaccaGTTTAGTCTGATCATTTCTATAAATTCTGATTACtttctctcactagaagtccagTTAGCATTAAGTAGTGATTATATGGTCGATTACGTGACAGAAACCACATCGATTGGTGATGACATGGTAATTGGCAATATCATTGTATAACaggcaaaaattttaattttaatgatgCGACATATCGATGATGATATAGCATAGGTGATAATATAGTACATAGGTGATAATGTGGCTATGCtgtaaaattttctctccaaaaatatcTAATTATCAATTGTTATATTATCATCCGTAGTCCACATCATCATCCATGTACTATATAGAATGCTTTTTTATCATCTAAGTCCTACAAATTTTTTTATATGGacaataacatgatacataaatAATGATGTAATATTTGACAACCAGCCACGTTAAAGTAAAAATTTTCACAATTCATACCGTATCATAATTCATATGCTATATTATTATCTATATATTACGAAATTACTTATATACCATCCCATTAACTATATATTATATCatcaaagtaaaaatttttatttattatactaTGACATCATCATATGCCATGTCATCATTAACAACCGACCACATAGTTATCCATCTAAATAATTTCTTCCACATAACTAGTCATATAACCGTCGATTAATGCCGGGACTTTTGATCAGACAAAATGGCTGGTATCGGCAAGGAggttatattaaaataattttttaaaaaaattaaattttttaaaaattaagaaattattaaaaatttaatctaaatttgaagGATCAAAATATAATTAACCCCAGAGATATCTCCTCTCTTCAAAATCGCTCCTGCACGCAATCACTCGCTGCACCCTCCACTGCTACCAACCCTTCCTCCTCCGCCTCTGTCACGCCAGGCTGGTCGGTCCATTAAATGCCCTTGCTCTCTCCTCCTCCGCCGTTTTATATACCCCGTATTCCCTACCATCCCCACTTCTCCTTCcccctttctccttcttcttcttcttctcatctaATAAAATTATGGGAAGCCTCTCTCTCGTTCTCTTCTTCTCcgctctcctcctcttctccccCTTCTCGCCTTCCTCCACCGCCGCTGCCTTGATCCCCGACGACCTCCGCTTCCCCTCGTCAGCGACCTTCCCATCTGCCCACGCCGAGAAGCTGATCCGAGCCCTCAATCTCGTCCCCAAGGACCCCTCCCCAGAGCCTGCCGAAGCTGCCGCCGACGTCCCGGCGAAGAGGATCGTCGAGCGCCGCTTCAGCCTTGCCGGACTCACCGGCGGGGTCTCCGTCGAGGACCTTGGCCACTACGCCGGCTACTTCAGCCTCCCTCACACCCACGACGCCCGGTGAGGGCCCCTGTTCTTTCTCCTTCGGCTTAGGGTTTTGATTTCATTGTCTTGTGGGTAATCCGGATGGTACAATGGAGAACCAAAAGTGGCGATTTTGATGTGAAATTTGCGTGAATCGAGGAAATTAGGGTGTTGTGATTCGTGTTAATGCTACTATTTTGCATGCAATTTGACTGAAGGAGGTTGTTTGGTAACTGTAGGATGTTCTACCTGTTCTTTGAGTCGAGGAATAGCAACAAGGACCCGGTTGTTATTTGGTTGACGGGAGGACCTGGCTGCAGCAGTGAATTGGCCGTTTTCTATGAAAATGGGCCATTTACCATAGCGGACAATATGACGCTCGCATGGAATGAATTTGGTTGGGACCAGGTATAAGTTGTTATCGATTTAAGATGTTCCTTTTATCAAGCTTTTATTGGTTATTACTCTCCATGACTCATAGATTCTTCTATCCCCAAACAGCTGACAACTTTTAATAAGTTTACATTTGTTGTTATTCTCTGTGCTGAAGTTTTAATTATTTATTGTTGTGTGGTGTGATCACCTTGCTAGAGCAGCAGCAGATTGAACTTTCTAAAGTAACTAATAAAATATAAGTCTGCTCTTTTGTTTTCTATTTTCCTGGGTGATCGGATACTTTTTCCACATTTGGCAATTCCATCTTCTTATTTGTTATTTTATGGATGCATGTTGAGATACGTTACCTTCAATGCTTCATTAAAATGTTAATGCGCAAATTTTTGATAATTGCGTGAAGTGAATTTAGACATGCAATGCTCTCGTTTTTaaagatgaaattaatttttaaattttgttctCATAAGTTTGTCTTAGATAAGAACCGATTGAATTAGTAAAACAAggaatattaaatttattatatgagGGTGGTCTATCATGCATTTGGTCTAAATATATTTTGTTAGTTTTGGCCAAAATTATCTGAAATGAAAGGAACGGGTTGTATAATAAGGCTAAAGTCAGGGTCAAATCATTCTATTTGAAAGTTTAGATCTTTTTTATTCTCTGTGTTGGCTGTCCTACATCTTTAGCTGCACAGAGAGTAGTGTCAGAAAGTTGTTTGTTAAATGAAAATAGCATGGTGTCTCTGGTTTAACTCCTTATGTAGGATATAGTGTTAGCGGTATTTAGATGTTAAGGGAATCATATATCGCTGAATTAGCCATTAGAAATAGAACTACATCTATCCATTTCATCAAGCATGCAACCAGCTTACAACTACTTTGATATTCTGCTATCTCATGGAATTTCTGTAAACCTAGAATGCAGAGTTGTCCATTTTTCTTAATGTAATTACAAAAATGAGGAGTACATTTACACAGCTTCCTTTCTTTGAAAGTCAATTGTCTTCTAAAAGTTTAATCCAGCTGAAACTAAACATTGCCTCATTCCTGGTTactttccctttctcttctcgAATTTTCAAACTAGACAAAGTCTAACCCTTTGTTTTTTCTCTTAATGAATTCTGCAGGCTTCAAACCTTTTATATGTTGACCAGCCCACTGGAACTGGTTTTAGCTATAGTACAGATAGCCGTGATATTCGTCATGATGAAAATGGTGTTAGTGATGACCTGTATGATTTTCTGCAGGTATGCATCATCCTTATAATACATGATCATTATTCTGAGTCATCATTTGAAACATTTCATGCTAATTGTTTTTTTTCTCACCAATCAACAATGTTATGCATTAAAATGCAAGGGGAAATTATGTGAAATTAAAActctaaaagattttttttaaaaaaaaggcacTCCGAGAACTTCTGATCTAGAGCTGTATTTTCTAATTCATCATGAATCTTCCTGACAAaacatttatttataaatttatggtTGAAGCTCTTATGATGGACTaacatttcttttttaaaaaaaaaatgttgctATTTGTGTGCTTCTCATAGTTTTGTCctcttattttaataatatttttctcACCACCCCATCGGTTTTTGCTACTATGACATGTTGGGTTGAATATACTTTTTGATGtcaattcttatttatatgacttgTCTTTCTTTCACCATAATTGATATTTCATTCAAAAGCAAAAAGTTATTTCCTACGGTGGCTGGTGTTTGGTCATAATTTCTTGCATAGTTCCTGCCGGGGAAATGGATGAGGCAGGATAGAACTGTAAATCACAgcaatatattaaataaaaatgagAAAATAGATAAAAACATCTAGAGTGCAATTTCCATATGGTCTGCAGTTTCTTTCAATTGAAGTTTCTTTCTCAAACTTTCTTTCAACTTTGCACAGTTGTCATTTATTTGTTTTTCACTCAGATTAGATTCATTACACTTGTACTACCTATTTTACTGGACCCTGTGGATATGAGAGTGCCACATTTCGATGGGGCGATTCTATCTAAGTCTTATGTTCTCAGGCCTTCTTTGCTGAGCACCCCGAATATGCAAGTAATGATTTTTACATAACTGGTGAATCATATGCTGGGCACTACATTCCGGCTTTTGCAAGCCGCATCCACCAAGGAAACAAAGCTAAAGAGGGCACTTGCATAAATTTGAAGGTACACTTTATCACATCACCTGATTCATATTTTAAATTATGACTTATACCAACTCTTTTGTACTTAATTTGTTTTTGGTCATGCAGGGATTTGCTATTGGGAATGGACTTACGGATCCAGCAATCCAGTACAAAGCATACACGGACTTTGCATTGGATAATGGAATAATTAAAGAATCTGACTACAAAAGAATCAACAAGTTTTATCCAATATGTGCATATGCCATCAAACTTTGTGGTAAATCTGATATTCCAACCTTCATAATCATCACGTCAATCCTTTTTTCTCATTGAGTTACTAGTGAAAGCATATTAGATTGTTCTGTAGGACTGACAGTTGTGCATATGGGAACATGTGTAGATTCTTCAATTGTTCCCTTGTTCATTATTTTGTTGCACAGTCCCAGAGTTCTCATATCTACTTCTTTCATATTCACCTTCACCGGTGAATAACCTCCTGGACAGGAAATTTAAAATGAAATATGTGGTGGCTATGCTTTCCTATCTTTTCTCTATCTTTAGTAACATTTCTTATTCTGCCATTGAGACAATATATGATGCACTTCCTGTCATGCTTGCCCGCCAACTTGTTTATGTGCTAATATATTCAATCATTAGTACCTTCTCATGCACAATCAATTTTTCTCAAGCTTTTATTACTACAGATTGACTTATTGGATAGGTAATGCTATCAATAACATGAATATAATTTTTCAGGTACATCAGGGACAATATCTTGCTTAGCTTCATATTTGGTTTGCAATACCATATTTAGTTCTATCATAAGGATAGCTGGAAATATAAATGTAAGGGCATATCACTGTTCTCTCTTCATTTGTTTCTTACATGGCAAATGTAACATGACTCTCGCTTACTTTGTGCTCTGAAATTCTGTAGTATTACGACATCAGAAAGCAGTGCGTAGGGAGCCTCTGTTATGATTTTTCAAACATGGAAAAATTCCTTAACCTGGAGTCTGTTAGAGACTCCCTTGGAGTTGGAGATATTGAATTCGTTTCATGTAGCCCCACCGTGTACCAGGCCATGCTCATGGATTGGATGAGAAATTTGGAAGTGGGAATCCCTGCCCTTCTTGAGGATGGCATCAAGCTGCTTGTCTATGCTGGGGAGTATGATCTCATATGCAATTGGCTTGGTAAGCATACTCTAGTCTTTCGCTTGACTTTTTAATCTTTTACATGGGCCAATTATACCCGTGCACCTTAAGCTATTTTATGCTGCTTTTCTTAAATACTAATATCCATCAAAATTATTCTCAGAAAGTGATATCCATCAAACCTTGAGACTTCAAAAATGATACATTAACATGTGAAGTACGTTGCCTCCTCTGAGCAGGAAACTCGAGATGGGTTCACTCTATGGAGTGGTCTGGCCAACAAAATTTCACCTCGTCACCAGAATTATCTTTTACCGTGGATGGGAAAGAAGCAGGCGTTTTGAAGAGCCATGGGCCTCTCAGTTTCCTGAAGGTAccattattcttttttatttcttgtaCTTGTTCCCTTGCAGTACTATGGTGGATTTCACTACCCAACATATGTAAATTGCTAAAGCAAGCAAGGCAGgccctttttttttaaattcattttgAATATGGATTTAGTTGAATGATGGAACTCACCGAGTCTAATTTTTTGCATCATGTGCAACAGGTTCATGATGCGGGTCACATGGTCCCAATGGATCAACCCAAGGCTGCTCTAGAGATGTTGAAGAGGTGGATTCAAGGGAATCTGGGGAATTTTCTTCTGAATCAAATAGCCTTCATGCTGACATATAATTAGTAAAGACTGCTTGGGCATCTTCATGTGGATTGTGTAAATCAATGGGAAGAGTGGCAAATAGCTTTAGATGTTAACTTGTTCCTTGGATATTAGCTGTACTTTCTGTAAATACTTTTGTTTCCATGAAGACTTTCTGACTATGGTTGCTTGAATTTTGTTCAGTTCCTACAGCATTGGCCTATGTCTTATGGCTTGAAGTAACAGTTATGTCTTTACATGCTATTTCATGGTCCCACATAAGCAGAGAGGAAAGCATTCTGCTTCATCGTACATTCAGATCATTCGAATTGTCTGATGATCAAACAGAAGAGTCAGAAGGTTGATTGGACTCGCTGTAAGTTTCTTGAATGTGGTGGCAAGTCGCTTTCGAAATGTGTACTGGTTCATCGGTGCGGTTAATATTTTTTGCTTGTTGGAGAAGTAGCTTGACAAGCGTTGTTTTTTACCGTCCTCCATTTGTGATCACATTTGTGCAATTCATCATCCTCCTTAAAGGAACTCATTCTCCTCTGTGGTGATATTATGTAAAGGACAGGATGGCACCATCTTGAAGGTAACCCAATCAGTCTGTGATCGATCTATTTTTTGTGCTTAAattgagagagagaaaatcctttgGCACGGCACCAGGGAAAATCACAAAGGATGCCTCTTTGTTTGCCATGAGTTGTATCTCAAGCCCCTCTactttgtttcctttttttttttctcaatctctttcttttctccttcgTCTCATCAAAGAATCCTCTCTCCTCACTCTATCCCTCCTCTCTAAGCTAGGCGCAagaccctctccctctctctcccactAGGCTTGCTACTTGTCAGCATTTCGGGCCATAACCCCATAACTGTCATTCGCTTGGAGCTTGTCATTCGCTTGGAGCTTCAATCAGCACGATCATTCCACCGTCTTCATGGTACCTCAATCTTACTTTATTGGATTACAGATCTTTCATTTATCTCTTTTCgttatttttttttcccctctatatatattttcttatgttggagaaaagctagatcattattgttaaatttttctcttttctttttttgtaaaTTATGTTAGAAAAAAGTTGGAAGATTTGAGAGATGGGATTTCATATTCTAGGACAAGCAGCTCTATTCAAGATATCGAGCTCCCCTCACCAAAAGTTGTGGGATTTGTTCAACAACCTTCTATGTTTAATCTTTTGACTGTACCAAtaaattacattatattatatgtaCAAATATTCATATATTACATAGGAGTTTTACTGGTACATGTTACTACTCAAATAATATATACACTTATATCAAGCTAAAATAATATAACAAGAATGATTATATGTACATTTTTTTCAACACACACCTTTGCAAAAGTTCACCATggtattatattatatgatatataCCAAATTAGCTTTTGGCATGATTCTTATTGTCTCTGTTTTTTGTTTTACCATGGACTCTA includes:
- the LOC105033589 gene encoding LOW QUALITY PROTEIN: serine carboxypeptidase-like (The sequence of the model RefSeq protein was modified relative to this genomic sequence to represent the inferred CDS: inserted 1 base in 1 codon) — its product is MGSLSLVLFFSALLLFSPFSPSSTAAALIPDDLRFPSSATFPSAHAEKLIRALNLVPKDPSPEPAEAAADVPAKRIVERRFSLAGLTGGVSVEDLGHYAGYFSLPHTHDARMFYLFFESRNSNKDPVVIWLTGGPGCSSELAVFYENGPFTIADNMTLAWNEFGWDQASNLLYVDQPTGTGFSYSTDSRDIRHDENGVSDDLYDFLQAFFAEHPEYASNDFYITGESYAGHYIPAFASRIHQGNKAKEGTCINLKGFAIGNGLTDPAIQYKAYTDFALDNGIIKESDYKRINKFYPICAYAIKLCGTSGTISCLASYLVCNTIFSSIIRIAGNINYYDIRKQCVGSLCYDFSNMEKFLNLESVRDSLGVGDIEFVSCSPTVYQAMLMDWMRNLEVGIPALLEDGIKLLVYAGEYDLICNWLGNSRWVHSMEWSGQQNFTSSPELSFTVDGKEAGVLKSHGPLSFLKVHDAGHMVPMDQPKAALEMLKRWIQGNLXEFSSESNSLHADI